Proteins from a single region of Pyxidicoccus xibeiensis:
- a CDS encoding BMP family lipoprotein, translating into MMLRLHVLALAALLCACSKQKEEPSPAAPPGAATAPQAQKKPIPVGLVIDVGGRGDHSFNDAALRGLELYAAGKRYEGGKYVDATPDEVRQTLPPHLTALASTIQPLPIKPMVLQSKAQEDYTPNLQLLVDQGAQLTVGNGYMLANAVRSAAQENPKANFLLIDSQVLDAQGKALKLPNVRTVLFKEQEGSFLVGALAGLVTKTNKVGFVGGIEVPLIQRFEVGYRAGVKTTNPQAAQGLLSVYTGSFNNMAAGKQVAQDLIAKGADILFHAAGADGIGVIQAVKEARAAGKAVYAIGVDSDQSHVAPDAILTSMMKHTDLAIYQAAKDLVDGKFSAGEQVLGLKENGVGMAEVRLDIAGKAEALQKVEALRQRIVSGQLVVPAVPADLATFQAAAP; encoded by the coding sequence ATGATGCTCCGCCTCCACGTCCTCGCCCTCGCCGCGCTCCTGTGCGCGTGCTCCAAGCAGAAGGAAGAGCCGTCCCCCGCCGCCCCCCCGGGGGCCGCCACCGCCCCCCAGGCGCAGAAGAAGCCCATCCCCGTGGGCCTCGTCATCGACGTGGGCGGGCGCGGAGACCATTCCTTCAATGACGCCGCCCTCCGGGGCCTGGAGCTGTACGCGGCCGGCAAGCGCTACGAGGGCGGCAAGTACGTGGACGCCACCCCCGACGAGGTCCGCCAGACCCTCCCGCCCCACCTGACGGCCCTCGCCAGCACCATCCAGCCCCTGCCCATCAAGCCGATGGTCCTCCAGAGCAAGGCCCAGGAGGACTACACCCCCAACCTCCAGCTCCTCGTGGACCAGGGCGCCCAGCTCACCGTGGGCAACGGCTACATGCTGGCCAACGCCGTGCGCTCCGCCGCGCAGGAGAACCCCAAGGCGAACTTCCTCCTCATCGACAGCCAGGTGCTGGACGCGCAGGGCAAGGCGCTGAAGCTGCCCAACGTGCGCACCGTCCTCTTCAAGGAGCAGGAGGGCAGCTTCCTCGTCGGCGCCCTGGCCGGGCTGGTGACGAAGACGAACAAGGTCGGCTTCGTGGGTGGAATCGAGGTGCCCCTCATCCAGCGCTTCGAGGTGGGCTACCGCGCGGGCGTCAAGACGACCAACCCCCAGGCCGCCCAGGGCCTGCTGTCCGTGTACACGGGGAGCTTCAACAACATGGCCGCGGGCAAGCAGGTGGCCCAGGACCTCATCGCCAAGGGCGCGGACATCCTCTTCCACGCGGCGGGCGCGGACGGCATCGGCGTCATCCAGGCCGTGAAGGAAGCGCGCGCGGCGGGCAAGGCCGTGTATGCCATCGGCGTGGACTCGGACCAGTCGCACGTGGCGCCGGATGCCATCCTCACGTCGATGATGAAGCACACCGACCTGGCCATCTACCAGGCGGCGAAGGACCTGGTGGACGGGAAGTTCTCCGCTGGCGAGCAGGTGCTCGGCCTGAAGGAGAACGGCGTCGGCATGGCCGAGGTGCGGTTGGACATCGCCGGCAAGGCGGAGGCGCTCCAGAAGGTGGAGGCCCTGCGCCAGCGCATCGTCTCGGGGCAGCTCGTGGTTCCGGCCGTGCCGGCGGACCTCGCCACCTTCCAGGCTGCCGCGCCCTGA
- a CDS encoding thymidine phosphorylase — MQPYELIKAKRDGGRLDPADIRAFIQAYTAGTVADYQMAAMCMAIFFKGLDSRELGAWARAMLESGEVLDLSDTPAVKVDKHSTGGVGDKVSLSLAPLAAACGVPVPMISGRGLGHTGGTLDKLESIPGFNVNLPTSEYRRLVREVGCCLIGQTAQVAPADKKLYALRDVTATVDCIPLIASSIMSKKLAEGIDALVLDVKVGSGAFMKRDEDARLLARTMIGLGAEMGKKVVALLTDMDQPLGRKVGNALEVEEAVDMLRGEAPDDYTEITYALTAEMLVLGKKAATVEEAREKLRKVVEDGSAVRKLKEIVQVQGGDPRAIDDYSLLPRARSTVDVVAPRDGWVTSIDTEGVGLAGVALGAGRQRTDSKIDPAVGFTLLKKTGEKVTQGEPVVRVHYNDAGPVEDVKARLLAAYRFGDAAPQARPLVRERVE, encoded by the coding sequence GTGCAACCCTACGAGCTCATCAAGGCGAAGCGGGATGGTGGCCGGCTGGACCCGGCGGACATCCGCGCGTTCATCCAGGCGTATACGGCGGGGACGGTGGCGGACTACCAGATGGCGGCCATGTGCATGGCCATCTTCTTCAAGGGACTGGACTCCCGGGAGCTCGGCGCCTGGGCGCGGGCCATGCTGGAGTCCGGCGAGGTGCTGGACCTGTCGGACACGCCGGCGGTGAAGGTGGACAAGCACTCGACGGGCGGGGTGGGCGACAAGGTCTCGCTGAGCCTGGCGCCGCTGGCCGCCGCCTGCGGGGTGCCGGTGCCGATGATTTCGGGCCGGGGGCTGGGCCACACGGGCGGGACGCTGGACAAGCTGGAGTCGATTCCCGGCTTCAATGTGAATCTGCCGACGTCCGAGTACCGGCGGCTGGTGCGCGAGGTGGGCTGCTGCCTGATTGGCCAGACGGCGCAGGTGGCTCCGGCGGACAAGAAGCTCTACGCGCTGCGCGACGTGACGGCGACGGTGGACTGCATCCCGCTGATTGCGTCGTCCATCATGAGCAAGAAGCTGGCGGAGGGCATCGACGCGCTGGTGCTGGACGTGAAGGTGGGCAGCGGGGCCTTCATGAAGCGCGACGAGGACGCGCGGCTCCTGGCGCGGACGATGATTGGGCTGGGCGCGGAGATGGGGAAGAAGGTGGTGGCGCTGCTCACGGACATGGACCAGCCGCTGGGGCGCAAGGTGGGCAACGCGCTGGAGGTGGAGGAGGCGGTGGACATGCTCCGCGGCGAGGCTCCGGACGACTACACGGAGATTACCTACGCGCTGACGGCGGAGATGCTGGTGCTGGGGAAGAAGGCGGCGACGGTGGAGGAGGCGCGGGAGAAGCTGCGCAAGGTGGTGGAGGACGGCAGCGCGGTGCGCAAGCTGAAGGAAATCGTCCAGGTGCAGGGCGGAGACCCGCGCGCCATCGACGACTACTCGCTCCTGCCGCGGGCGCGGTCCACGGTGGACGTGGTGGCGCCCCGGGACGGGTGGGTGACGTCCATCGATACGGAAGGCGTGGGGCTGGCGGGCGTGGCGCTCGGCGCGGGGCGGCAGCGGACGGACAGCAAGATTGACCCGGCGGTGGGCTTCACGCTGCTGAAGAAGACGGGCGAGAAGGTGACGCAGGGCGAGCCCGTGGTGCGCGTGCACTACAACGACGCGGGCCCGGTGGAGGACGTGAAGGCCCGGTTGCTGGCGGCGTACCGCTTCGGCGACGCGGCGCCTCAGGCCCGGCCGCTGGTGCGCGAGCGGGTGGAATAG
- a CDS encoding SET domain-containing protein-lysine N-methyltransferase → MNQGAALYIHPGVKVRPCEWGYGVFTDEFIKSGDIIEECHYLKVLHKHARHPPLDDYVFQIKWGENEEHREGDWVALVMGFGMIYNHAQEPNAAYYRSKERDLFTFHATRDIHPGEQICISYGEEWWKSRKQELPR, encoded by the coding sequence ATGAACCAGGGCGCAGCGCTGTACATCCATCCGGGCGTGAAGGTCCGGCCGTGCGAGTGGGGCTACGGCGTCTTCACCGACGAGTTCATCAAGTCCGGAGACATCATCGAGGAGTGCCACTACCTCAAGGTGCTCCACAAGCACGCGCGGCACCCGCCGCTCGATGACTACGTCTTCCAAATCAAGTGGGGTGAGAACGAGGAACACCGCGAGGGGGACTGGGTCGCCCTCGTGATGGGCTTCGGGATGATCTACAACCACGCCCAGGAGCCCAACGCCGCCTACTACCGCTCCAAGGAGCGGGACCTCTTCACCTTCCACGCCACGCGAGACATCCACCCCGGCGAGCAGATCTGCATCAGCTACGGCGAGGAGTGGTGGAAGTCCCGGAAGCAGGAACTGCCCCGCTGA